One window from the genome of Terriglobia bacterium encodes:
- a CDS encoding VWA domain-containing protein — MQINTGTKRFILPGTAVLLLLFLLFSSISFVSSQEPPPGTIRVRVTLIPVDVRVTDLKGKPILDLKKEDFSIFENGVRQDVQHFSIQNFSTMSAEPGKKLLLRKIPRAELTPQTSRTLLILFGRGRFQKPFKAVDALIHFVRNGMLPQDSVAVFAYNRATDFTTNHEEIAQILERYKKFHEKIESQMKIRFSGLALEYGSREIPDPIQQQIDTIFEGPGEIASRRVSPARVPDDTGLSQETQRAGTATIIKEMVESSSPTSGIGRLQVMDMTERGSLSSLSRLPFTSQTDLPPEEYSDLVSGETAQDLQSIFSAIEYLRYLSGEKHLMFFTENGLFLPTLGHDKSIASIANDARVSIDTFQTGGLFMEVAAGGIYLPSSEGVPFNADPSYSRPPAASSVQMGVSVTRIWALSSLRNISQWTGGQSFIHSSIPGSLAQMNEVTRSDYLMGYYPKNPKWDGQYRRITVKVNRPGVLVSYRHGYYASETLEPYDREAFLKYSRIASAGGYEYAIKDLSFKVNIAADRSDPKNPRAKLDLVIDPSKVGFAVEKGVHKGEVDIAIFYGDPHGRSVESRWDTLHMTLNDETYQKVMKEGIPFSTQIPLQWNGQTVKVVVYNYDNDRIGSLMTKVK; from the coding sequence ATGCAAATCAATACCGGCACCAAGCGATTCATTCTCCCAGGCACCGCCGTACTTCTTCTTCTCTTCCTTTTATTCTCCTCAATTTCCTTTGTGTCCAGCCAGGAGCCACCCCCCGGCACGATCCGTGTCCGTGTGACTCTCATCCCGGTGGACGTGCGGGTGACTGATCTGAAGGGCAAGCCCATTCTGGACTTGAAAAAGGAAGATTTCTCGATCTTTGAAAATGGCGTGCGGCAGGATGTTCAGCATTTTTCCATTCAGAATTTTTCGACGATGTCCGCCGAGCCCGGAAAGAAACTGCTCCTGCGCAAGATCCCCCGGGCGGAACTGACACCTCAGACCTCCCGGACCCTCCTCATCCTGTTCGGTCGCGGTCGATTTCAGAAACCCTTCAAGGCCGTCGACGCCTTGATTCATTTCGTGCGGAACGGCATGCTGCCACAGGATAGTGTGGCGGTCTTTGCCTACAACCGGGCCACCGATTTCACCACCAACCACGAAGAGATCGCCCAGATCCTGGAGCGCTACAAGAAATTTCACGAAAAGATCGAATCGCAAATGAAAATAAGGTTCAGTGGTCTGGCCTTAGAATACGGGAGTCGGGAAATACCTGATCCCATTCAACAGCAGATCGACACCATCTTCGAGGGCCCCGGCGAGATAGCCTCCCGCAGGGTCTCGCCCGCTCGAGTTCCCGACGACACTGGGCTCTCTCAGGAGACTCAAAGGGCAGGCACGGCCACAATAATAAAAGAAATGGTTGAGTCGTCCTCCCCAACGTCAGGCATCGGCCGTCTCCAGGTGATGGACATGACGGAGCGAGGTAGTCTCTCCTCTTTGAGTCGACTCCCTTTCACCTCACAAACCGACCTCCCCCCGGAGGAGTATTCTGACCTCGTGTCCGGCGAGACTGCACAGGATCTCCAGAGCATTTTCTCTGCCATCGAATATTTGCGTTATCTGTCGGGAGAAAAACACTTGATGTTTTTCACTGAAAATGGGCTGTTTTTGCCGACCCTGGGTCACGACAAGAGCATCGCGTCTATAGCCAACGATGCGCGCGTGTCGATCGATACCTTCCAAACCGGAGGCCTGTTCATGGAAGTGGCCGCTGGAGGTATATACCTTCCCTCCTCAGAAGGGGTCCCTTTCAATGCTGATCCATCCTATAGCCGACCTCCTGCCGCTTCATCCGTTCAGATGGGGGTGAGTGTCACACGCATCTGGGCCCTTTCCAGCCTGCGCAATATCTCCCAGTGGACGGGAGGACAATCCTTCATCCATTCCAGCATTCCGGGTTCCCTGGCGCAAATGAACGAAGTCACCCGGTCCGATTACCTCATGGGCTACTATCCCAAGAATCCCAAATGGGATGGTCAATACCGCCGCATTACCGTGAAGGTAAATCGACCCGGAGTGCTGGTCTCGTATCGTCATGGTTACTATGCCAGCGAGACTCTGGAACCTTATGATCGCGAAGCCTTCCTGAAATACAGCCGCATCGCCTCGGCGGGGGGGTACGAGTACGCAATAAAAGACCTCTCCTTTAAGGTAAACATCGCAGCGGACCGCTCCGATCCCAAGAACCCCCGGGCCAAATTGGATCTGGTGATCGATCCATCCAAGGTCGGGTTCGCTGTCGAGAAGGGAGTGCACAAAGGCGAAGTGGACATCGCGATCTTTTACGGGGATCCGCATGGGCGCTCGGTAGAAAGCAGGTGGGACACTTTACACATGACGTTGAATGACGAGACGTACCAGAAGGTCATGAAAGAGGGGATTCCGTTTTCTACACAGATCCCGCTCCAGTGGAATGGTCAGACGGTCAAGGTGGTCGTTTACAACTACGACAACGACCGCATCGGCAGCCTGATGACCAAGGTCAAGTAG
- a CDS encoding PIN domain-containing protein, whose amino-acid sequence MKKPERNLPDTNTIVRYLVADHPSWHAKAKEFFDQVKRGETRAVILESVVAECVYVLTKIYKVPKDRAAFSLIDLLHYKGIANDDRQDLISALALFSERGMDIVDCILFAKAASGGDRLFTFDADLNRLARRAE is encoded by the coding sequence GTGAAAAAACCGGAAAGAAATCTTCCTGACACCAACACCATCGTCCGGTATCTAGTCGCCGATCACCCGAGCTGGCATGCAAAGGCGAAGGAATTTTTTGATCAAGTGAAGCGGGGCGAAACGAGAGCCGTTATCCTCGAAAGCGTCGTTGCCGAGTGCGTCTACGTCCTGACAAAGATATACAAGGTCCCGAAAGACCGGGCCGCCTTTAGTCTCATCGATCTTTTGCATTATAAGGGGATTGCAAATGACGACCGGCAGGATTTGATCAGCGCATTGGCCCTCTTTTCAGAACGAGGCATGGACATTGTGGATTGCATCCTATTCGCCAAGGCCGCCTCAGGGGGAGACCGCCTGTTTACCTTTGATGCCGACTTGAACCGACTCGCACGGCGCGCAGAATAA
- a CDS encoding AbrB/MazE/SpoVT family DNA-binding domain-containing protein: protein MQMTTGAVKITRKGQVTIPKAIREKLKASSVYFEVEGDLVLVKPVRDAAASLREFAGNVKGHVSMKQRKQEAWEVAVREKTGKKSS, encoded by the coding sequence ATGCAGATGACGACGGGTGCGGTGAAGATTACTCGAAAAGGTCAAGTCACGATTCCCAAGGCCATTCGGGAAAAACTGAAGGCCAGCTCCGTGTATTTCGAGGTGGAGGGCGATCTCGTGTTGGTAAAGCCGGTGCGAGACGCAGCGGCTTCGCTGAGAGAATTTGCAGGAAACGTCAAGGGTCACGTCTCCATGAAGCAAAGGAAGCAAGAGGCGTGGGAGGTCGCGGTCCGTGAAAAAACCGGAAAGAAATCTTCCTGA
- a CDS encoding N(G),N(G)-dimethylarginine dimethylaminohydrolase, with protein MFKNAVVRPPAANFAAGLTTADLGAPIYAKALEQHRRYCEALQHCGLALTKLEADPHYPDSTFVEDTAILTDRFAILTRPGAVSRRGEVATIKDTLARFYPKLHAIISPGTVDGGDICEAGDHFFIGISQRTNKEGARQLAGILAQEGYTSTCIDIRRIKGILHLKSGLSHLGDNRLVLIGALADQAGLAGYDIVHVEPSENYAANCVQVNEVVLLAAGYPALQSSLIQLGYSVITLEMSEFQKMDGGLSCLSLRF; from the coding sequence ATGTTCAAAAATGCCGTGGTTCGACCGCCCGCTGCCAACTTCGCCGCGGGGCTGACGACTGCTGACCTCGGGGCGCCCATTTATGCGAAAGCCCTGGAACAGCACCGAAGATACTGCGAGGCCTTGCAGCACTGTGGTCTGGCCTTGACGAAATTGGAGGCTGATCCGCACTATCCCGACTCCACGTTTGTGGAAGATACGGCCATTCTCACTGACCGATTCGCGATCCTTACTCGCCCCGGCGCGGTCAGCCGGAGAGGAGAAGTGGCGACTATCAAAGACACGCTTGCCCGGTTTTACCCGAAGTTACACGCCATCATATCGCCCGGCACGGTGGATGGCGGAGATATCTGCGAAGCGGGCGATCATTTCTTTATTGGCATCTCACAGCGGACGAACAAGGAGGGAGCGCGGCAACTGGCTGGAATTTTGGCGCAGGAGGGATACACATCGACTTGCATCGACATTCGGCGAATCAAGGGCATTCTCCATCTCAAGAGCGGCCTTTCCCACCTCGGTGATAATCGATTGGTCTTAATTGGCGCGCTGGCAGATCAGGCGGGCCTTGCGGGATATGACATCGTCCACGTCGAGCCCTCCGAGAACTACGCGGCCAATTGTGTGCAAGTCAACGAGGTTGTACTGCTTGCGGCGGGGTACCCGGCTTTACAATCCAGTCTGATCCAGCTGGGTTACTCTGTGATCACCCTGGAGATGTCGGAATTCCAAAAGATGGATGGCGGATTGAGTTGTCTATCGCTCCGGTTCTAA
- a CDS encoding GNAT family N-acetyltransferase, producing the protein MEFSIESMMLADWPQVAEIYREGIEDGDSTFETSVPSQEVWDEMHLPVCRLVARSNGKVLGWAALSAVSKRRCYRGVAEVSVYVARAARGLGIGRALLDRIIKDSEREGFWTLQGSTFEENTASLRLQERCGFRVVGHRERIAQLNGRWRTTVLTERRSDKVGRE; encoded by the coding sequence ATGGAATTCTCGATTGAGTCCATGATGCTTGCCGATTGGCCGCAGGTCGCGGAAATCTACCGGGAGGGGATTGAGGACGGAGATTCAACCTTTGAGACGAGCGTTCCAAGTCAAGAGGTTTGGGATGAAATGCATCTGCCAGTGTGTCGGCTCGTCGCCCGATCCAACGGCAAGGTGTTGGGATGGGCGGCGTTATCTGCCGTTTCCAAGCGGCGATGCTACCGCGGCGTCGCCGAGGTCAGTGTGTACGTGGCGCGAGCAGCGCGGGGGCTGGGGATCGGCAGGGCCCTTCTCGATAGGATCATCAAGGATTCGGAGAGGGAGGGATTCTGGACACTCCAGGGAAGCACCTTCGAAGAGAACACCGCGAGTCTGCGGCTTCAAGAGAGGTGTGGATTTCGAGTCGTTGGGCACCGGGAGCGGATTGCGCAACTGAACGGTCGTTGGAGGACGACGGTGCTGACTGAGCGGAGAAGCGACAAGGTCGGCCGCGAATGA
- a CDS encoding CopG family transcriptional regulator → MKARELDKKFDRGEDISKVLDLSRARRANQEPRRVNVDFPSWMIHSLDKEAQRLGVTRQSIIKIWISERLKEETTLK, encoded by the coding sequence ATGAAAGCTAGGGAACTTGATAAGAAATTTGACCGTGGCGAGGACATCAGCAAAGTCCTGGATTTGTCCCGAGCCCGAAGAGCCAATCAGGAACCGAGACGCGTGAACGTCGACTTTCCTTCCTGGATGATTCACTCCCTCGACAAAGAGGCCCAACGGCTCGGAGTCACGCGTCAGTCCATTATCAAGATATGGATTTCTGAACGGCTGAAGGAAGAAACCACCTTGAAATGA
- a CDS encoding BrnT family toxin: protein MEFEFDPQKSRANQSKHGIDFVEAQELWEDSDVLEIPARTDDEPRFLVIGRIQGIFWSAIITCRNERIRIISVRRSRKEEEALYES, encoded by the coding sequence ATGGAATTTGAATTTGATCCTCAAAAAAGCCGGGCTAATCAGTCAAAGCACGGCATTGATTTTGTTGAGGCTCAAGAGCTCTGGGAAGACTCCGATGTGCTCGAGATCCCCGCTCGAACGGACGATGAACCCAGATTCCTGGTGATCGGCAGGATCCAGGGGATTTTCTGGTCCGCCATCATCACCTGCCGCAACGAAAGGATCAGAATCATCTCCGTCAGGCGATCCAGGAAAGAGGAGGAGGCCCTCTATGAAAGCTAG
- a CDS encoding insulinase family protein produces MKLTRYGLGIILCGVLLSAPAAWSQSTDKPPAAPSKSTEQKKTGEAVPSGVKLVTQMPAPAAATPYRFPKAVTRTLSNGVRVFVISDSRQPLVAVRLVLMSAGSRNDPAGKPGIANLAADLLTQGTATRSAEQIAEAIDFVGGSLNAGAGKDDTRLTVRVVKKDFALGMDLLSDILLHPAFKKEEVDRRRQQALSGLQVQYSDPGYIAGAMLSRLLYGQNPYGLPGNGTPDSLRAIERDDLIHFRDDHYTPDQALLAFAGDIAPDAAFAAAEKYLGAAVWPKRDVAAQTSPAPAPVQGLRVFLVDKPDANQTQIRVGRLGIPRNNPDYIPLLVTNRIFGGGFNSRLSTEVRQKKGLTYGAYSSFNSYQQAGDFSASTFTRTEATVEATKLVVDLIGKMSTGGLDPKELDFARDYLAGVFPIQSETAENVASSTLTVVQFNLPADYNDVYQQKIMVVDPAKVKEIAGRYFDSNNLVLVLVGNVKAFGEALHKDFPQAKFEELPFDQVDLLTPDLRKPKVTGVAATPESLERGKALLTAAAEAAGGARLAKIESVEFKGQGEFITPQGTFPVETSVVVAYPDHIRAEITLPMAAIKTGFDGKSSWLQSPQGTMDLPPALNAENLRTIALTAGWGLFQQALEGKSEVKFIGEEEVEGQKLLAAEWTSPAGPTKLYFDPATRMLVGARFKQTGLQGPAEVLDLWSDFKAVEGLQFPYKHTTYRDGAKSGSVTASSVQVNTKPDPTVFSKPK; encoded by the coding sequence TCCTAAGGCGGTCACTCGAACGCTTTCGAACGGGGTGCGTGTCTTTGTCATTTCCGACAGCCGGCAGCCCCTGGTGGCGGTACGCCTGGTGCTCATGAGCGCCGGGTCGAGAAACGACCCCGCAGGAAAGCCGGGGATCGCCAACCTCGCCGCCGACCTGCTGACACAGGGCACGGCCACGCGCTCTGCCGAGCAGATTGCCGAGGCCATCGATTTTGTGGGGGGCAGTCTCAATGCCGGCGCAGGCAAGGACGATACTCGCCTCACCGTCCGGGTCGTCAAGAAGGACTTCGCCCTGGGTATGGATTTGCTCTCAGATATCCTGCTCCATCCCGCCTTCAAGAAAGAGGAAGTGGATCGCCGCAGGCAGCAGGCCCTGTCCGGCCTCCAGGTGCAATACTCCGATCCCGGATACATCGCCGGTGCCATGCTCAGCCGGCTGTTGTATGGCCAGAACCCCTATGGTTTGCCCGGCAACGGCACGCCCGATTCGCTGCGTGCGATCGAGCGCGACGATCTCATCCACTTCCGGGACGATCACTATACCCCGGACCAGGCGTTGCTCGCTTTTGCGGGCGACATCGCTCCGGACGCAGCCTTTGCCGCAGCTGAAAAATATCTCGGCGCCGCAGTGTGGCCGAAACGGGACGTCGCGGCTCAGACTTCGCCCGCCCCAGCGCCCGTCCAGGGTCTGCGGGTATTCTTAGTCGATAAACCGGATGCCAACCAGACGCAGATCCGCGTCGGCCGTCTGGGGATTCCGCGAAACAACCCGGATTACATTCCACTGCTGGTCACCAACCGCATCTTCGGCGGCGGCTTCAACTCGCGGCTCTCGACCGAAGTGCGCCAGAAGAAGGGTCTCACCTACGGCGCCTATTCATCGTTCAACAGCTACCAGCAGGCGGGTGATTTCTCCGCGTCCACCTTCACGCGCACCGAGGCCACGGTCGAGGCGACCAAGCTGGTCGTGGATTTGATTGGGAAGATGTCGACCGGCGGGCTCGACCCCAAAGAACTCGACTTCGCGCGTGACTACCTGGCGGGCGTGTTTCCCATCCAGTCCGAAACCGCGGAAAATGTGGCATCGAGTACCCTCACGGTGGTGCAATTCAACCTGCCGGCCGATTACAACGATGTCTATCAGCAAAAGATCATGGTGGTGGACCCCGCGAAGGTGAAAGAGATCGCAGGGCGCTACTTTGATTCGAACAACCTGGTCCTGGTCCTGGTGGGCAATGTCAAGGCGTTCGGAGAAGCCCTTCATAAGGACTTTCCCCAGGCGAAGTTTGAAGAGCTGCCGTTCGACCAGGTGGACTTGCTGACCCCGGATCTCAGGAAGCCGAAGGTGACCGGCGTGGCGGCCACCCCGGAGTCGCTTGAACGCGGCAAGGCGCTCCTCACCGCGGCGGCGGAGGCGGCGGGCGGAGCACGGCTCGCCAAGATCGAAAGCGTTGAATTCAAGGGACAAGGTGAATTCATCACTCCGCAGGGCACCTTCCCGGTGGAGACCTCGGTAGTCGTCGCCTACCCGGACCACATCCGGGCTGAAATAACGCTTCCCATGGCTGCGATTAAAACGGGATTTGACGGGAAGTCGAGCTGGTTGCAATCCCCCCAGGGGACGATGGATCTCCCTCCCGCATTGAATGCAGAGAATCTGCGCACCATCGCACTGACGGCGGGTTGGGGGCTGTTCCAACAGGCGCTGGAAGGGAAGAGCGAAGTGAAATTCATCGGTGAGGAGGAGGTGGAAGGTCAAAAGCTGCTCGCCGCCGAATGGACATCGCCCGCCGGCCCGACCAAGCTCTACTTCGATCCCGCCACCCGGATGCTGGTGGGGGCGCGTTTTAAGCAGACGGGACTTCAGGGACCCGCCGAGGTGTTGGATTTGTGGAGCGACTTCAAGGCCGTAGAAGGACTCCAGTTCCCGTACAAGCACACCACTTATCGCGACGGGGCCAAGAGCGGCAGCGTGACCGCCTCCTCCGTCCAGGTGAACACCAAGCCCGATCCAACCGTATTCAGTAAACCGAAGTAA